GTATCAGACGTTCCCACCCGGACGCCAGTTCACGCGCGACAACTGGGGACCAATGCGTATTCCCGCAAAGGGTGATGTGATTAAACTTGACCAAAGCAACATCCTGGAGTGGAGCACATTTATCCGTCGCGAAGGCCATAATGTAGATATTGGCAGATTGTTAATCGACGGACAACCGGCTACATCGTACACCGTGGAGCGTGACTATGTTTTTGGCATGGGTGATAACCGAGATAATTCGCTTGACTCACGGTTCTGGGGCTTCATTCCAAAAGAATCCGTGGTGGGCACGCCAATGATGGTGTACTGGTCATGGCCTGTTGAGTCACGGAAAACCGTTACCGTCCGCCGTCCCGACGGGATGTACGAGATTCACTCAGTTCCTACATCCTTCAGTGAGAAGCTTGCCGGCATCCGCTGGAACCGCCTGTTTACCATCATTCATTAAGTTTCCGGATGAGTAAGGGGCTTGCCGATATCCGGGTTCGAGATCTCCTTCCGGCAGCTCTGGCAGCTATTGTGCTTGCACTGCTACTGCGATGGCTTGTGGTGGGTACCTACACTATTCCCTCGCATAGTATGGAGAACACATTGCTGCCTGGCGACAACATCGTTGTTAGTAAGCTTGTTGGTTTAACAGGAAACATTGAACGTGGTGATATCATTCTGTTCTCGCTGCCGGAGGATGCCGACAGGCATAGTTCAGGCGACCTTTTCGTAAAACGGATTATTGGTTTACCCGGCGATAGTCTGGTGATTTCAGCCGACGGAATTTCGGCTAATAACAGAATGCTCCCAAATCCTCCCGAAAGCAATCACACACAGCCAACCATGGGTCCGGTGCAGGTAACGGTTGTACCGGAAGGACATGTTTTTGTTATGGGAGACAACCGGAAGAACAGTTGGGATTCACGCTACTGGGGGCCACTTCCGGTACAGAACATCATCGGTAAACCGTTGTTTATTTACTGGTCCCGAGGCTCATCATCGTCCGATTCTACAGTGCGCATACGGTGGAACCGCTTCTTTAAACGCATCCTGTAGCCAATGAAACCAATCTCGGTGTATATCCACGTTCCGTTCTGCGAAAAGAAATGTACTTACTGTGATTTCTACAGCATTGAGCGTCTGGAACATCGGAGCACGTTTGTTGATACTGTAATTCGCGAATTACGGCTAAGGCAACCTGCGATACCAGCTACCCGGGCAGCTACGGTGTTTTTTGGGGGCGGCACACCCACGCTTCTCACCCGGGAGCAAATTGCGCGTATCATGGACGAAGTACCCGAGCCCCTTTCCAATGCAGAAATCACCATGGAAGCCAACCCGGGAACCGTTACGCGTGAATCTCTTGCAGGCTACCGTGCTACCGGCATAAACAGGCTGAGTGTTGGTGTTCAGAGCATGCAGCCTGATGAG
This is a stretch of genomic DNA from Ignavibacteria bacterium. It encodes these proteins:
- a CDS encoding S26 family signal peptidase, whose amino-acid sequence is MPEHAQFLTASPAQRLREAEESRYQTFPPGRQFTRDNWGPMRIPAKGDVIKLDQSNILEWSTFIRREGHNVDIGRLLIDGQPATSYTVERDYVFGMGDNRDNSLDSRFWGFIPKESVVGTPMMVYWSWPVESRKTVTVRRPDGMYEIHSVPTSFSEKLAGIRWNRLFTIIH
- the lepB gene encoding signal peptidase I, whose translation is MSKGLADIRVRDLLPAALAAIVLALLLRWLVVGTYTIPSHSMENTLLPGDNIVVSKLVGLTGNIERGDIILFSLPEDADRHSSGDLFVKRIIGLPGDSLVISADGISANNRMLPNPPESNHTQPTMGPVQVTVVPEGHVFVMGDNRKNSWDSRYWGPLPVQNIIGKPLFIYWSRGSSSSDSTVRIRWNRFFKRIL